One part of the Kwoniella dendrophila CBS 6074 chromosome 5, complete sequence genome encodes these proteins:
- a CDS encoding V-type proton ATPase subunit E, which yields MSFFHIVVVGAIVAALAAVGWFVMPKGKNQTLLRTAILLTLTCCYLMWAITYLAQLHPLIKPRRSDLRAEY from the exons ATGAGTTTCTTTCATATTGTAGTAGTAGGAGCAATAGTTGCCgctttagctgctgtagGATGGTTTGTAATGCCTAAAGGAAAGAATCAAAC CTTGTTACGAACAGCTATACTTCTCACTCTTACCTGTTGTTACCTCAT GTGGGCAATCACATATCTCGCACAATTACATCCTCTCATCA AACCTCGGCGATCAGATTTACGAGCAGAATATTAA